Proteins encoded in a region of the Ptychodera flava strain L36383 chromosome 4, AS_Pfla_20210202, whole genome shotgun sequence genome:
- the LOC139130446 gene encoding juvenile hormone acid O-methyltransferase-like, with protein MARLFILSRSSPSSGTAFDVACEMIAEAKKLNQAENITYSVGDATRLTTYTEYSKAFDKAVAHYCLHWIKDSKAALKGIYNSLKPGGLCFLNTTQKNPDVIDTLRALGNYNNPRWDAYMKSYKHAYYPFQGSVDDYKEIISSIGFEVIDCTQEVVELPITFDEAKEYCPNFMGQLGRFPDDVREEYVEEAVKYVLDTGYKDDEGFTMTICVISAVARK; from the exons ATGGCCCGTTTATTTATACTCAGCCGTAGTTCTCCATCATCCGGTACAG CTTTTGACGTCGCCTGTGAGATGATCGCAGAAGCTAAGAAACTGAACCAAGCTGAGAACATCACTTACAGCGTTGGCGATGCCACAAGACTTACAACGTACACAGAGTACAGCAAGGCATTCGACAAAGCCGTCGCACATTATTGTTTACACTGGATTAAGGATTCTAAGGCGGCCTTGAAAGGAATATATAACAGTTTGAAACCAGGTGGTTTGTGTTTCCTGAATACGACACAGAAAAATCCTGACGTCATCGATACCTTAAGAGCTCTCGGCAACTACAATAATCCTAGATGGGATGCCTACATGAAG AGTTACAAACATGCCTACTATCCATTCCAGGGCAGTGTTGATGACTACAAAGAAATAATTTCCAGTATTGGTTTTGAAGTCATCGATTGTACACAGGAAGTAGTCGAGTTACccataacttttgatgaagCAAAAG AATATTGCCCAAACTTTATGGGTCAGCTGGGAAGATTTCCTGATGATGTGAGAGAAGAATATGTGGAAGAGGCCGTCAAGTACGTGTTGGATACAGGCTATAAAGATGACGAAGGATTTACGATGACGATTTGTGTTATTTCGGCTGTAGCAAGGAAATAA